In one Rhodococcus sp. B50 genomic region, the following are encoded:
- the tsaE gene encoding tRNA (adenosine(37)-N6)-threonylcarbamoyltransferase complex ATPase subunit type 1 TsaE, giving the protein MGGQSIELPTVEDTEAFGRRLAAELRAGDLVVLDGPLGAGKTALTRGIAAGLGVEGRVTSPTFVIAREHRPGSPEGREPVGLVHVDAYRLGDGPDALDELDALDLDTDLTDTVVVVEWGGGLVEQLAERHLRVRLRRDPGTDVRRAAWEWVG; this is encoded by the coding sequence GTGGGCGGGCAGAGCATCGAACTGCCGACCGTGGAGGACACCGAGGCCTTCGGCCGTCGTCTGGCGGCAGAGCTGCGTGCCGGCGACCTCGTGGTGCTCGACGGCCCTCTCGGCGCGGGAAAAACGGCGCTGACCCGCGGAATCGCCGCCGGACTCGGCGTCGAGGGACGCGTGACGTCGCCCACCTTCGTCATCGCACGCGAACACCGGCCGGGTAGTCCGGAAGGCCGCGAACCGGTGGGGCTCGTCCACGTCGACGCCTACCGTCTCGGCGACGGCCCGGACGCCCTCGACGAACTCGACGCCCTCGACCTCGACACCGATCTGACCGACACGGTCGTGGTGGTCGAATGGGGTGGTGGTCTGGTCGAACAGCTCGCCGAACGGCACCTGCGGGTCCGGCTCCGGCGCGATCCGGGGACCGACGTCCGGCGTGCGGCCTGGGAGTGGGTGGGCTGA
- the tsaD gene encoding tRNA (adenosine(37)-N6)-threonylcarbamoyltransferase complex transferase subunit TsaD, protein MGIESSCDETGVGIVRWVGDGTLELMADSVASSVDEHARFGGVVPEIASRAHLEAMVPTMRRALDEAGIEKPDAVCVTIGPGLAGALLVGVAAAKAYAAAWNVPFFAINHLAGHVAVDTLEHGPMPPCVALLVSGGHTHLLHVEHLGKPIVELGTTVDDAAGEAFDKVARLLGLGYPGGPEVDRLAREGDPTAVVFPRGMTGPRDARHDFSFSGLKTAVARFVEAKERAGEPVPVADVAAGFQEAVADVLTMKAIRAAQDLGVDTLVLGGGATANSRLRELAEERCAAAGITLRVPRPKLCTDNGVMIASLGAHLIAAGAQPSSLGTATDPGLSVSVSQVVA, encoded by the coding sequence ATGGGCATCGAGAGTTCGTGCGACGAGACCGGTGTCGGCATCGTCCGCTGGGTGGGCGACGGCACCCTCGAGCTGATGGCCGACTCCGTGGCGTCGAGTGTCGACGAACATGCCCGATTCGGTGGCGTGGTGCCGGAGATCGCGTCGCGTGCCCACCTCGAAGCGATGGTGCCGACGATGCGGCGCGCGCTCGACGAGGCCGGGATCGAGAAGCCCGACGCGGTGTGCGTGACGATCGGCCCGGGTCTCGCAGGGGCACTGCTCGTCGGTGTCGCGGCGGCCAAGGCCTACGCGGCGGCATGGAACGTGCCGTTCTTCGCGATCAACCACCTCGCGGGCCACGTCGCGGTCGACACACTCGAGCACGGGCCGATGCCGCCTTGCGTGGCGCTGCTCGTCTCCGGTGGCCACACCCATCTGCTGCACGTCGAACATCTCGGCAAGCCCATCGTCGAACTCGGCACCACCGTCGACGACGCCGCCGGTGAGGCCTTCGACAAGGTCGCCCGTCTGCTGGGGCTCGGCTACCCGGGAGGCCCCGAGGTCGACCGGTTGGCCCGCGAGGGCGATCCCACGGCGGTCGTCTTCCCCCGGGGCATGACCGGTCCGCGCGACGCACGCCACGACTTCTCGTTCTCCGGTCTCAAGACCGCGGTCGCCCGGTTCGTCGAAGCGAAGGAACGCGCGGGCGAGCCGGTGCCGGTCGCCGATGTCGCTGCGGGTTTTCAGGAAGCGGTGGCGGACGTGCTCACCATGAAGGCGATACGGGCGGCCCAGGATCTCGGCGTCGACACGCTCGTCCTCGGTGGTGGAGCGACAGCCAACAGCCGGCTGCGCGAACTCGCCGAGGAGCGTTGTGCCGCCGCCGGGATCACCCTGCGGGTGCCCCGACCGAAGCTGTGCACCGACAACGGCGTCATGATCGCGTCGTTGGGTGCGCACCTCATCGCGGCGGGCGCGCAGCCCTCCTCGCTGGGAACCGCGACGGATCCGGGCCTGTCGGTGTCGGTCTCGCAGGTGGTGGCCTGA
- the groL gene encoding chaperonin GroEL (60 kDa chaperone family; promotes refolding of misfolded polypeptides especially under stressful conditions; forms two stacked rings of heptamers to form a barrel-shaped 14mer; ends can be capped by GroES; misfolded proteins enter the barrel where they are refolded when GroES binds) — MSKQIEFNETARRALERGVDQLADAVKVTLGPRGRHVVLAKAFGGPTVTNDGVSIAREIELEDPFENLGAQLVKSVATKTNDVAGDGTTTATVLAQALVKVGLKNVAAGANPITLGAGIAQGAEKVTEALFAAATPVEGKTAIAQVATVSSRDEEIGEMVGEALTRVGENGVVTVEESSTLNTELVVTEGVQFDKGFLSPYFITDIDAQEAVLEDALILLYREKISSLPDFLPLLEKIAESGKPVLIIAEDIEGEPLSTLVVNAIRKTLKAVAVKAPYFGDRRKAFLEDLAVVTAGTVINSDLGLSLKEAGLDLLGSARRVVVTKDNTTIVDGAGTAEDIEARAAQLRREIEATESDWDREKLEERLAKLAGGVAVIRVGAATETELKERKFRVEDAVNAAKAAIEEGIVPGGGSALVQAARSLEELQASLSGDAATGVAALRTALAAPLYWIATNAGLDGAVVVSKVGETGQGFNAATLSYGDLVAEGVVDPVKVTRSAVVNAASVARMVLTTESAVVDKPEEAAEAGHGHGHAH, encoded by the coding sequence ATGTCCAAGCAAATCGAGTTCAACGAGACCGCACGGCGGGCTCTCGAGCGCGGTGTCGACCAGCTGGCCGACGCTGTCAAGGTGACACTCGGCCCGCGGGGTCGGCACGTCGTGCTCGCCAAGGCCTTCGGTGGTCCCACCGTCACGAACGACGGCGTGAGCATCGCCCGGGAGATCGAGCTCGAGGATCCTTTCGAGAACCTCGGCGCCCAGCTCGTCAAGAGTGTCGCGACCAAGACCAACGATGTCGCGGGTGACGGCACCACGACGGCGACCGTTCTCGCGCAGGCGCTCGTCAAGGTCGGCCTGAAGAACGTTGCCGCAGGCGCCAATCCGATCACGCTCGGTGCGGGTATCGCCCAGGGTGCGGAGAAGGTCACCGAGGCTCTGTTCGCAGCCGCCACTCCCGTGGAGGGCAAGACCGCCATCGCGCAGGTCGCCACTGTGTCCTCGCGCGACGAGGAGATCGGTGAGATGGTCGGCGAGGCGCTGACCCGCGTCGGTGAGAACGGTGTGGTCACCGTCGAGGAATCCTCCACGCTGAACACCGAACTCGTCGTCACCGAGGGTGTGCAGTTCGACAAGGGCTTCCTGTCGCCCTACTTCATCACCGACATCGACGCGCAGGAAGCCGTCCTCGAGGACGCGCTCATCCTGCTCTATCGCGAGAAGATCAGCTCGCTTCCCGATTTCCTTCCGCTCCTCGAGAAGATCGCCGAGTCGGGCAAGCCGGTTCTGATCATCGCCGAGGACATCGAAGGCGAGCCGCTGTCGACCCTGGTGGTCAACGCGATCCGCAAGACCCTCAAGGCCGTTGCCGTCAAGGCTCCGTACTTCGGTGATCGCCGGAAGGCGTTCCTCGAGGACCTTGCCGTCGTCACCGCAGGTACGGTCATCAACTCCGATCTGGGTCTGTCCCTCAAGGAAGCCGGACTCGATCTGCTCGGTTCGGCCCGGCGCGTCGTCGTGACGAAGGACAACACCACCATCGTCGACGGTGCCGGCACCGCCGAGGACATCGAGGCGCGTGCGGCCCAGCTGCGCCGGGAGATCGAGGCGACCGAATCCGACTGGGACCGCGAGAAGCTCGAAGAGCGTCTGGCGAAGCTCGCCGGTGGCGTCGCGGTCATCCGCGTGGGTGCGGCGACCGAGACGGAACTGAAGGAACGCAAGTTCCGCGTCGAGGACGCCGTCAACGCTGCGAAGGCCGCCATCGAGGAGGGCATCGTCCCCGGTGGTGGTTCGGCTCTCGTGCAGGCCGCGCGCTCGCTCGAAGAGCTCCAGGCATCCCTCTCCGGTGATGCCGCGACGGGCGTCGCTGCGCTGCGTACCGCGCTCGCTGCCCCGCTGTACTGGATCGCCACGAACGCAGGCCTCGATGGTGCTGTGGTCGTGAGCAAGGTCGGAGAGACGGGACAGGGCTTCAATGCCGCGACCCTCTCGTACGGCGACCTCGTGGCCGAGGGCGTCGTCGATCCGGTGAAGGTGACGCGCTCGGCCGTCGTCAACGCCGCGTCGGTGGCGCGCATGGTGCTCACCACCGAGAGCGCCGTCGTCGACAAGCCGGAGGAAGCAGCCGAGGCCGGACACGGCCACGGGCACGCCCACTGA
- a CDS encoding alpha/beta fold hydrolase — protein sequence MSLVSRMGLLGASLATLASSAGLYAVRTAGAPAPEIYRSEDFDEILRLPRRIVTTEDGIPLVVRESGSTLAPLTVVFVHGYCLRMQSWHLQYRHLREQWGRDVRAVFYDQRGHGESGFSGSSKCTIAQLGRDLGRVIDEVAPTGPVVVVGHSMGGMTTIALASQRPELFGDRIVGVGLLATTAAGLSKSGIGRNLENPVIDAFRYAARTAPGFVQFARGAARAVVTPILRAASYGTVVSPRLVQLSDRMLDETSVLTIVNFLRTLELHDESAALPVLGTVPVLVLSGDADMVIPYTSSEALADELPDVELERVRGAGHLVQLEFPEVVDRALDRLIQRGFTRGVTGRQIASG from the coding sequence ATGTCCCTCGTGAGCAGGATGGGACTCCTCGGTGCGAGCCTCGCGACGCTCGCATCGTCGGCGGGGCTGTACGCGGTCAGGACCGCGGGAGCGCCTGCCCCCGAGATCTATCGAAGCGAGGACTTCGACGAGATCCTCCGGCTCCCACGCCGCATCGTCACCACCGAGGACGGTATCCCGCTCGTGGTCCGCGAGAGCGGCTCGACCCTGGCTCCGCTCACCGTCGTGTTCGTCCACGGCTACTGCCTGCGGATGCAGTCCTGGCACCTGCAGTACCGGCATCTGCGCGAACAGTGGGGACGCGACGTGCGCGCCGTCTTCTACGACCAGCGAGGCCACGGCGAATCCGGCTTCTCCGGTTCGTCGAAGTGCACCATCGCGCAGCTGGGCCGCGACCTGGGCCGGGTGATCGACGAGGTCGCGCCCACCGGTCCGGTGGTCGTCGTGGGTCACTCGATGGGTGGCATGACCACGATCGCCCTCGCCTCCCAGCGACCCGAACTGTTCGGCGACCGCATCGTGGGGGTCGGACTCCTGGCGACCACCGCGGCAGGCCTCAGTAAGAGCGGCATCGGACGCAATCTCGAGAATCCGGTGATCGACGCGTTCCGTTACGCGGCGCGCACCGCCCCCGGTTTCGTGCAGTTCGCGCGCGGCGCGGCCCGTGCCGTCGTGACACCGATCCTGCGTGCGGCGTCCTACGGCACGGTCGTGAGCCCGCGACTGGTGCAGTTGTCCGACCGGATGCTCGACGAGACGTCGGTGCTGACCATCGTCAACTTCCTTCGCACCCTCGAACTTCACGACGAGTCCGCGGCGCTACCCGTCCTGGGCACCGTTCCCGTCCTGGTGCTCTCGGGAGACGCCGACATGGTCATCCCGTACACGAGTTCCGAGGCGCTGGCGGACGAGCTGCCCGACGTCGAACTCGAGCGGGTGCGAGGTGCCGGGCACCTGGTCCAGCTCGAGTTCCCCGAGGTGGTCGACCGTGCCCTCGATCGCCTGATCCAGCGCGGTTTCACGCGGGGAGTGACCGGAAGGCAGATCGCAAGTGGGTGA
- a CDS encoding Hsp70 family protein: MPTSLGISVGASGVGSALRVDAATAPTTEFRRLAAESQPGRDLGDLVFDAVSLTSSRGSGAPDVITVAYRTEEQATEIRMAAERTGHMVRLVQETTAALEYLHTVGVRREPGAIALVDIGATGTTVSVLDRETGTLLRSARTETVGGDALAARVLDHVRNATERMRTRRQIDPELLAARCQGAQEALATASSTRIDIAEAGPDASVTLTRAELDELTAELAAEAAVFTRRICSSTDPVPDTMALVGGAAASPALAAAVSADFDGEVVTVPEPAAAAAIGAALSGDSPASAGYAVVGALPNSVSRSSGRVSGAVAGLLVLSAIMAGFATQHFTGRESSEAQVSPRFTSGDVPTQEAGPGEPDIPSHAPPEPVTSRDADDVPAAPTAVPWPLPTVEPTAPATRDAWPTVPESSSTTVTPTPIDQVPTPGLSAAEEFDPARPPTTPDSETTPSPDPTGPDTTAPDTTTPDTTAPDTTEPSTPPVTTSPAPTDPETTEPSPGVSPTPPSSTPPVESPSASPTGASPTDVSSTIASVTEESTSAETTTAETTTGASTTTGAGTSEIAPT, translated from the coding sequence ATGCCCACGTCGCTCGGCATCTCTGTCGGCGCCTCCGGCGTCGGCTCGGCCCTGCGCGTCGATGCTGCAACCGCGCCCACAACGGAATTCCGCAGACTCGCGGCCGAGTCCCAACCCGGGCGCGATCTCGGCGATCTCGTCTTCGACGCCGTCTCGCTCACGTCCTCCCGAGGGTCCGGTGCACCCGACGTCATCACCGTCGCATACCGCACCGAGGAACAGGCGACCGAGATCCGCATGGCGGCGGAGAGGACGGGCCACATGGTCCGCCTCGTTCAGGAGACCACTGCTGCACTCGAATACCTCCACACCGTGGGGGTCCGACGCGAACCCGGCGCCATCGCACTCGTCGACATCGGAGCCACCGGCACGACCGTCTCCGTTCTCGACCGGGAGACCGGCACCCTGTTGCGGTCCGCACGCACCGAGACGGTCGGCGGCGACGCCCTGGCCGCCCGTGTACTCGATCATGTCCGCAACGCCACCGAACGGATGCGTACCCGCCGGCAGATCGACCCCGAACTGCTCGCTGCCCGGTGCCAGGGCGCCCAGGAAGCTCTCGCCACCGCGTCGTCGACCCGCATCGACATTGCCGAGGCCGGACCCGACGCATCCGTCACCCTCACCCGCGCGGAACTGGACGAACTGACCGCCGAGCTCGCCGCCGAAGCCGCGGTCTTCACGCGGCGCATCTGCTCGAGCACCGATCCGGTTCCCGACACGATGGCACTCGTCGGCGGTGCGGCCGCCTCCCCCGCGCTCGCCGCAGCCGTCTCCGCGGATTTCGACGGCGAGGTCGTCACCGTTCCCGAGCCGGCAGCGGCCGCCGCGATCGGCGCGGCGCTGTCGGGCGACTCCCCCGCTTCTGCCGGATACGCCGTGGTCGGCGCGCTGCCGAACAGCGTGAGCAGATCTTCGGGGCGCGTCTCCGGCGCGGTCGCCGGGCTGCTGGTGCTCAGCGCGATCATGGCCGGCTTCGCCACCCAGCACTTCACCGGACGCGAGAGCAGCGAGGCCCAGGTATCGCCGCGCTTCACCAGCGGAGACGTTCCTACACAGGAGGCCGGCCCAGGTGAGCCGGACATCCCGTCCCACGCCCCGCCCGAACCCGTGACGTCCCGCGACGCCGACGACGTCCCAGCCGCACCGACGGCGGTTCCGTGGCCGTTGCCGACCGTCGAACCCACCGCTCCGGCCACCCGAGATGCGTGGCCCACCGTGCCCGAATCGTCGAGTACCACCGTGACGCCCACGCCGATCGATCAGGTGCCGACACCCGGCTTGTCCGCCGCGGAAGAATTCGACCCCGCGAGGCCGCCGACGACGCCGGATTCCGAGACCACGCCGAGCCCGGACCCGACCGGCCCGGACACCACCGCCCCCGACACGACGACTCCCGACACGACAGCTCCGGACACCACCGAACCGAGCACTCCGCCGGTGACCACCAGCCCGGCTCCCACCGATCCGGAGACCACCGAACCGAGCCCCGGTGTGAGCCCGACGCCACCGTCGAGCACGCCGCCGGTCGAGTCGCCGTCCGCGTCCCCCACCGGTGCGTCGCCGACCGATGTGTCCTCGACGATCGCGTCGGTCACAGAGGAGAGCACGTCAGCGGAGACCACGACTGCGGAGACCACGACAGGCGCCAGCACCACGACAGGCGCCGGCACCTCGGAGATCGCCCCCACCTGA
- the groES gene encoding co-chaperone GroES, whose protein sequence is MASVNIKPLEDKILVQANEAETTTASGLVIPDTAKEKPQEGTVVAVGPGRWDEDGDKRIPLDVKEGDVVIYSKYGGTEIKYAGEEYLILSARDVLAVVAK, encoded by the coding sequence GTGGCGAGCGTGAACATCAAGCCGCTCGAGGACAAGATCCTCGTCCAGGCCAACGAGGCCGAGACGACGACTGCCTCCGGCCTGGTCATCCCGGACACGGCGAAGGAGAAGCCCCAGGAGGGCACCGTCGTCGCCGTCGGCCCCGGCCGCTGGGACGAAGATGGCGACAAGCGCATCCCGCTCGACGTCAAGGAAGGCGACGTCGTCATCTACAGCAAGTACGGCGGAACCGAGATCAAGTACGCCGGCGAGGAGTACCTGATCCTCTCGGCTCGCGACGTCCTGGCTGTCGTCGCCAAGTAG
- the tsaB gene encoding tRNA (adenosine(37)-N6)-threonylcarbamoyltransferase complex dimerization subunit type 1 TsaB, giving the protein MLVLAVDTATPAVTSGVVRLDRGRDDARPEVIAARVTDNPRAHAEVLTPQILECLAEAGAAPSDLDAIVVGVGPGPFTGLRVGMATAAAFGDALGIPVHGVCSLDAIAADVHRDHDLDGDLLVVTDARRREIYWSRYSGGRRVEGPEVRKPADVPSEPSVRAAGSPSHVALFDLPAVDVQTPSPAGLVTVAAHALRAGAEPAPLVPLYLRRPDAVETANRRA; this is encoded by the coding sequence GTGCTCGTGCTCGCCGTCGATACCGCCACCCCCGCCGTGACCTCGGGAGTCGTCCGTCTCGACCGCGGTCGAGACGACGCCAGGCCCGAGGTGATCGCCGCGCGCGTCACCGACAATCCGCGAGCGCACGCCGAAGTCCTCACCCCGCAGATCCTCGAGTGCCTCGCCGAAGCCGGCGCCGCACCCTCGGATCTCGACGCGATCGTCGTCGGTGTCGGTCCCGGTCCGTTCACCGGTCTCCGCGTCGGCATGGCCACCGCGGCGGCGTTCGGTGATGCTCTGGGAATCCCTGTGCACGGTGTGTGCAGCCTCGATGCGATCGCCGCGGATGTCCACCGCGACCATGATCTCGACGGTGATCTTCTCGTGGTCACCGACGCTCGTCGTCGCGAGATCTACTGGTCGCGCTATTCCGGTGGTCGCCGCGTCGAAGGACCCGAGGTGCGCAAGCCCGCCGACGTACCCTCCGAGCCGTCGGTGCGTGCCGCCGGATCGCCGTCGCATGTCGCGCTGTTCGACCTTCCGGCCGTGGACGTGCAGACCCCGTCACCGGCAGGACTGGTGACCGTCGCGGCCCACGCCCTGCGCGCGGGTGCCGAACCGGCCCCGCTCGTGCCGCTGTACCTGCGCCGGCCCGACGCGGTGGAGACCGCGAACCGCCGAGCATGA
- the rimI gene encoding ribosomal protein S18-alanine N-acetyltransferase translates to MNATPEENTAAGDAVVIDGLRPEDAPRCAELEQILFPGDDPWSADAFRSELASPHNRYFAARDPQGRLIGYAGLARLGTAIDPESEVHTIGVDPAARRRGVGGALLGELLAVADRWGGPVFLEVRTDNEPAIALYRREGFEIVGTRKRYYQPSGADAYTMRRPDPREESPA, encoded by the coding sequence ATGAACGCGACCCCCGAGGAGAACACGGCTGCGGGCGACGCGGTCGTCATCGACGGGCTGCGTCCGGAGGATGCGCCCCGCTGCGCGGAACTCGAGCAGATCCTGTTCCCCGGCGACGACCCGTGGAGTGCCGATGCCTTCCGTTCGGAGTTGGCGTCGCCGCACAACCGCTACTTCGCTGCGCGCGATCCGCAGGGACGGCTGATCGGGTACGCGGGGCTCGCGCGCCTCGGTACGGCGATCGACCCCGAGTCCGAGGTGCACACCATCGGCGTGGATCCCGCAGCGCGCCGCCGGGGAGTCGGCGGAGCCCTGCTGGGCGAGTTGCTGGCCGTGGCCGACCGCTGGGGAGGGCCGGTCTTCCTCGAGGTGCGCACCGACAACGAACCGGCGATCGCCCTGTACCGGCGCGAGGGCTTCGAGATCGTCGGAACCAGGAAGCGTTACTACCAGCCGAGCGGCGCGGACGCGTACACGATGCGTCGTCCGGATCCGCGAGAGGAGTCACCGGCGTGA